The DNA window GCGGAATGTCGGACAATACCTACTTCGGATTTGCCACTCCGGAGACCGATGCAGCCTGGTTCGACGAGTTTGCCGCTCCGCTGGGAAGACCGACGCAGACCTACAAGGTGGTCGCCGGTAACATGAGCACCGGGGCGCTGATCGAGCGAGCGTTCGAGAACGGATTGGTCGTTGTCAACCCGGCGGAGAACCAAACGTTCACCTGGAGCTGTCCCGGTGTTTACCAGGATCTAGACGGAGGCATAGTCGAGCCAGGAACGAAATCGTTGCCGCCGCGTACGGGTCTGATCCTACTGAATGCACCCAAACTGGTGATGAGCATGACTGCGAGCCCTGCTACCCCGGCGCCGGGCGAGCTAGTGACCTATCGGGTGGAGTTCAACAATGTTGGCACCGCCTCGGCTCTCAACGCCTACGTTAGTGCCCCGGTGCCTGCTTACACCACCTTCTCTTCCGCACAGAACGGCGGGGTGTACGACATCGTGCAGAATCGTGTCGTCTGGAACGTCGGAACGGTCAATCCCGGTGCCAGCGGGACTCTAACGTTCCGAGTTCGGGTGCAGTAAACGTTTCTCTCTCGCTCAGTCCGGGATTTCCACACCTCGCAGGCAAAATAGCTTGCCTAGAATTTGATCCTGCTGTATTATGTGCGGTAAAGCACGGTGCTGAGACAGCTAGGTGGCTGTCGCTATGCCCGAGATTGGTGGCGGCAGGATGTGTTTTCGTTTCGTTGTTTGCGCGACTGTGCTGCTAGGGATTATTGCTGGCTTCTTGGCAGAAAGTACACTTGCCCAGGCTGCAGTCACCCGGCTGAACTTGCTAGAGTACGCCGGCAACTTCGAAGATGACCAAGATCTACCTGGGGACGATCAGAGGTGTCACAGTAAGAGCTCAGAAGGCATTGCCAACCACTGGGGGCCGATGAACGACACCTACGAGAAAGCGGTTTTTAGGCCTGAAGTCCGGCGGGACGGGCCGTTCCGAGGCCGAGGTTACCAGCGGATCGCGGTCACGGCGGCTCCCAGCAACCAGAAGGTCATCAACCTCGGTGCGGACGTGAGGAGTGCCGAGAGCGGCTGGGTGCCTGGGCTTCGGCTCGAGGTGAGCATCGCGGTCCGCTCCGGGCCTGCAACGAGGGGCTTGCGCTGGAAGGTGTGGTGTAGCTGCGGCTCAGAGAATAACCAGGTTTATACGGACGTCATCCCGCTGCAGGCACCGGCCAGCACCGACTGGACCGTCATTTCCGGCGAAGTCACTCCGCCCGCCGACGCCACGAAACTTAAGTTCTGGCTTCATGTCGAGGCGAGCGAGGGAGCACAGGGATGGATCGACTTCGACGATCTTCGGGTGGAGGACCTGCGACCGTTGCCACCCGCTGTTGACAAGCCGATCAAGTTGTTGTGGATGTACAAGCCGCTCACGAGTTGGGTGGAAACGGCTCAAAGAGCCGATGCCGTTGGTCTCCACAAATACCATAAATCAGGCACTTATGTTGCGCTGAAACCCGATTTCCTCAACCTGCACTGGGTACGTGTGGCTTACACGGATTGCTGCACAAATGATGACCCCTATTGCAATCTCGGAATTGTGAACTTGTTCGACGCATGCAGCATCCAAGCGAGCCATCCAGACTGGATCCTGTGCTTGAATGGGGTGAGCGACTCCTGCTGCAAGGGGCATATCTCGCTAGACGTCGGCAATCCTGGGTATCAAGAGGCGGTGCTGGCTGCACTTCTTCAGCACGCCGGGCGCGAACATTGGGGCGCCTTGATGCTAGATTACTTTCACCCGAACCGTGCGCTGAATAACGTCTGTTCAACGCCTGGCGATCCCAAGTATCCATGCAACTATCCCGACGACCCAGCATGGCATGCAGCGGTGAGCCAGTTCCTACAGAAGCTTCAGCCTTTGCGCCAGAGGGGCATCAAGCTGATACCGAATATGGGCTTTAGTAGTCCGGATCAGGCTCCATGGGTACCGTGGATGTCCCTAGTAGATGGCGCTATCATCGAGTGGGGATTCGTAATGAGGCACGCGGATGGCTCCGGCAACTGCGTACTAGACTACTTTGACAATCCTGACTTTCCGGCGGATCCCCAGTGGTGGCGGAGCTGGCGGGGCAAGGTTCGTCTGCTTCAGAACTCCACCGGATCCGACTTGGGTGACAAGTACATCATGATGAATCATCGCCTCTTTGAAGACGACCACCTACCGAGGCGCTTTGCGTTGGCCTCCTACCTGTGCGCCATGACCGACTTTACGTACTTCGGTTTATCGACGGCCTACGATTGTCAGGCTGGTTCTCAAGCGGAGCCGATTTGGCACGATGACTTCCTGGTACCAATCGGGAATCCGACTGGTCCCTTATATCGCCTGGACGAACGATTGGTCAAGCACTCAGACATCCCTGAAGCTATTGACGATACCTCGACGATTGCGGTGTGTCGTGACTTCGAGAACGGCCTAGTCGTAGTCAACCCGCACCGGCAGAACTACGCTTATTGGCGTTGCACGACAACTCTCGTCGGACTTGACGGAAAGCGCTACTCTCCAGGCATTCACAGCGTGGCACCACGCGAAGGCCTGATTCTTCGGTATGCTGCGCGTCCTCGTGTCGAGGTAAAGATTTCAGCAGTACCGGTACTCGTGGTTCCAGGCGGCCTGGTGACGTTTGTTGTCACGTACCAAAACGTAGGGGAAGCAACCGCTGAGGATATTGTCGTCAGTGCGCGAGTACCCGACAAGTGGTGCACTTTCCACTCCGCATCGGACGGAGGCGTCTTGATAGGCAATGAAGTTCAGTGGAGTGTCGGGAACATTCCGCCTGGTGGAAAGGGGGAGCGCGCGTTCTCCGTCAGAACTCACTAACAGTAGTATCGCTCGACTATCCTCGAGACGACTCCGCAGAACGCCACCGACACAGTACCACGCAGAACCCGGCAAGGAACACCGGAGCCAACGGGAGGAGGTAGCGGGAGGTGCCACCGAAGACGGTCACGGCCAGGAAGATGGTGAGCGCCATCAACGTGAAGGGTATCAGCTCGGCCCAGTACCTTCGCAGTGCCCTACCCAGTCCCCACACGCACACCGCGAGATAGGCAAAAAATACCGCATCGGCGAGCTTTTGCAGCTTGGAGCTGGCCTGCCAAGGCCGCTGAGAGGTCGGAACGCCTGTGCCCAGTGGCGAGAGGGTGTTGTAGTACTTGTTAGGAATCTGCGCCAACGTGTGTCCAGGGTTCTCCATCACCCACCGGAGCGCGGTGCGGCCGTAGAACTTGTCAATCTCGTAGAGCGACTTGCCTTTGGTCTCGGCCCACACATCCACCACCGTCCCGTCCTTCATCGGCCATAGGTGAAACGTGGGTGGCATCTTGCCATAGGACTCGGGGCTGTTGAACCCTGCGAATACACCACCGGCCATGCTAATCGGCACGAACGCGCCATGTACGTTGTAGTTCCGGTACGTCCAAGGAGAGATGACGACAAGCGCCGGCAGTACGACGGCTCCCAGAACCGCGAGCCGTCGGCCTCTCGGCAACCGGAAGAGCATCCACAGCACATAGAGC is part of the Fimbriimonadia bacterium genome and encodes:
- a CDS encoding glycosyltransferase family 39 protein; this translates as MLDWRLSRAEVWLLVAILVTRLAYVLVAGQIDPFLKKDPLYGDAKPFDHAAWSLVTGKGFDLEVHRAPLHGLMMAGVYAVVGHQPDAVRVLQALMTPFAALFYLVGFRALFGSRVGLCFLVLMLLQPQLLHVTGWLYSENLVLLLVGALFVAHLAALRTDWEVRAAVIVGVLFGLLSLTRPTFLPMLALYVLWMLFRLPRGRRLAVLGAVVLPALVVISPWTYRNYNVHGAFVPISMAGGVFAGFNSPESYGKMPPTFHLWPMKDGTVVDVWAETKGKSLYEIDKFYGRTALRWVMENPGHTLAQIPNKYYNTLSPLGTGVPTSQRPWQASSKLQKLADAVFFAYLAVCVWGLGRALRRYWAELIPFTLMALTIFLAVTVFGGTSRYLLPLAPVFLAGFCVVLCRWRSAESSRG